The following nucleotide sequence is from Dehalogenimonas sp. THU2.
GGTCAAAACCGTAGCCGAAATAGGCGTCGATGCAACACGCTTCGTCATCGTCCGGAGGCAGGCCTTCGATAACAGGCACCCCGAAAGCCCTGGCTCTGGCGAGTTGTTCCGCCGGCAGCGGACGAAGACTGCCGGCGCCCCGGGGTAGATAGATTTTAACGTCGATCCCCCACCCCGCCAGCCTCCTGGCGGCGACGATGCCCCCTCCCCCGTTGTTACCCGGGCCGGCGACCACCGAAAAAGCCCCGCTCTCCCGCGACAGGCTCAGCGCCAGGCGGGCCAGGTTCAGGCCGGCGTGTTCCATCATGAGTTGAACGCCGGTACGGTATTCCCCGACCATCAGCCGGTCGGCGGCGGCCATCTGTTCTCTGGAGATCGCTGGTAGCAGTCTCATTTATCTGTACCAGCTCTAGCCGGATACCCGGATCACGGTCTTGATGTGAGCCGGATCGTTTCCCGTAAATGCTTTCTCGAAATCCGCCAGGTCGAAACGATTGGTGATGATGCGGCGGGCGAGATCCGGATACTGCCGGTTGATCTCCGGCATAGACGCTACGGCGGCTAAGAAATGATTGCGGTTGGAATTGACACTGCCTACCAGCACTTGGTTGTACCGGACCATCTGGCCGAAGCTTTGGGCGGCATCGATATTGATCTTGAAATCCTTGCGCGGGATGCCGGTCATCACGTAGATGCTGCTCCTGGACATGTACATGATAAGCTCACCGGCGATAGGTGAAGCGCCGGAGGCTTCAAAAACAATGTCCAGACGCTGACCGGCCAGGATGTCTTGTGACATGACCTCTTGGGCGCTCATGCCTTTGACATTCAGATAGTGAGCGTCCATATATTTAACCAGTTCCGCCTTCGGGTGATCGGGGGGAACGATATCGATAGCGATAACCGTCGCCCCGGCGAGCCGGCAGAGCGCGGTGGCCAGGAGACCCAGCGGTCCCACCCCGATAACCAGGACGATCTTGCACCCGCCCCACATCGGAGAGTCGAAACTGTGCTCGGGATGGGAACAACTCCAGGGCATGCGGCTCTGGATCAACCTGATCTGCTGGATACCCTTTTCCACGATCGAAATCGGTTCGGTCAGCACCGCCATATCAGAAAATTCCGGCGGTATTTTGACCACATACTGTTCTTTCTCGACGACCTTTTCCGTCAGGTATCCGTCCAGCTTGTGAATCCCGTGTTCGGTGAACAGTCCGGTCATGCACATGTCGCTCTGGTTTTCCCGGCAGGGGTGACATATGCCGCAGCCATGACGGACGGCGGCGGACACCAGATCACCCTCTTTAACGCGGGTAACCGCCGAGCCGACAGCCTCGACGATACCGGTCATCTCGTGTCCCAGGACCATGGAATTCTTCTGGGCGTCGAAATCGGCGCCGGTTTTTACCGTGTTGTAATCGGTGCCGTCCAAGCCGACCTCTTTAACCCGGATGAGGATGTCATCCGGCTCCTCGATCACCGGTTCAGGCAGTTCCAGCGCCTGTAAGCCTTCCCGGCCGCGAATCATACCGACAGCAAACATCGTG
It contains:
- a CDS encoding alcohol dehydrogenase catalytic domain-containing protein; this translates as MFAVGMIRGREGLQALELPEPVIEEPDDILIRVKEVGLDGTDYNTVKTGADFDAQKNSMVLGHEMTGIVEAVGSAVTRVKEGDLVSAAVRHGCGICHPCRENQSDMCMTGLFTEHGIHKLDGYLTEKVVEKEQYVVKIPPEFSDMAVLTEPISIVEKGIQQIRLIQSRMPWSCSHPEHSFDSPMWGGCKIVLVIGVGPLGLLATALCRLAGATVIAIDIVPPDHPKAELVKYMDAHYLNVKGMSAQEVMSQDILAGQRLDIVFEASGASPIAGELIMYMSRSSIYVMTGIPRKDFKINIDAAQSFGQMVRYNQVLVGSVNSNRNHFLAAVASMPEINRQYPDLARRIITNRFDLADFEKAFTGNDPAHIKTVIRVSG